A single genomic interval of bacterium harbors:
- a CDS encoding MarC family protein, which yields MSTSVLLGLFLPLFVAMDPLGLFPAFIQLTSDLSAPKRKRVVDLSILTAGVVGLLFIPFGPWLLGVLGLQTGDFQVAGGLLVLVVALRDIVWEQKMLSLSESSEGAGIVPFGIPLLVGPAVFATLILLRDRFSPLEVGASLLANLAIAWVVFRKSELLMHWMGPAGSRVVSKLAALLMAAYAVMMIRSGLLSLHHFFQG from the coding sequence ATGAGCACTTCCGTCCTTTTGGGGTTATTTCTCCCTCTTTTCGTGGCCATGGACCCCTTGGGTCTCTTTCCGGCCTTCATCCAACTCACGTCCGATCTTTCGGCCCCCAAAAGAAAACGGGTCGTCGATCTTTCCATCCTGACGGCCGGGGTGGTGGGGCTCCTTTTCATCCCCTTTGGCCCTTGGCTCCTGGGTGTCCTGGGCCTCCAGACGGGCGATTTCCAGGTGGCGGGCGGGCTCCTGGTCCTGGTCGTGGCCTTGCGGGACATCGTCTGGGAACAGAAGATGTTGAGCCTGAGCGAGTCCTCCGAAGGGGCGGGGATCGTGCCCTTCGGCATCCCCTTGCTGGTGGGGCCCGCGGTCTTCGCGACCCTCATCCTTTTGCGGGACCGGTTCTCCCCCCTGGAAGTGGGGGCTTCCCTCCTGGCGAACCTGGCCATCGCCTGGGTCGTCTTCCGCAAGTCGGAGCTCTTGATGCATTGGATGGGGCCCGCGGGGAGCCGCGTGGTCTCCAAGTTGGCCGCCCTGCTCATGGCCGCCTACGCGGTGATGATGATCCGCTCCGGCCTGCTTTCCCTCCATCACTTCTTCCAAGGTTGA